A single genomic interval of Streptomyces sp. TLI_146 harbors:
- a CDS encoding nuclear transport factor 2 family protein — protein sequence MITPETVVERQLAAYNSHDLEAFAATYAPDVCVNRRGGDRLLGRDAVREAYADQFAAGRCRAEIVGRLTEGDWVVDHEIAHGITDDPLRVLVAYRVRDGLIDRVDFLG from the coding sequence GTGATCACCCCGGAGACCGTCGTCGAACGCCAGCTCGCCGCCTACAACAGCCATGACCTCGAAGCCTTCGCGGCGACGTACGCCCCCGACGTCTGCGTCAACCGCCGCGGCGGCGACCGCCTGCTCGGGCGCGACGCCGTGCGGGAGGCGTACGCCGACCAGTTCGCCGCGGGGCGCTGCCGGGCCGAGATCGTTGGCCGGCTCACCGAGGGCGACTGGGTGGTGGACCACGAGATCGCCCACGGCATCACGGACGACCCCCTGCGTGTGCTGGTCGCCTACCGGGTCCGCGACGGCCTGATCGACCGCGTCGACTTCCTCGGCTGA
- a CDS encoding SDR family oxidoreductase, with amino-acid sequence MTNPILVTGGTGTLGGHVVPLLREAGRIVRVLSRNPRESGDSGVEYVGCDLLKGEGIDAALDGVETVLHLAGGPKGDDVATRNLVAAATRAGVKHIVYISVIGADTVPLGYFQAKLGAERAIAESGIAWTTLRAAQFHDLLLTMAEKMAKMPVIPVPGGIRFQPVDAKEVAARLVELTLGEPQGLVADLAGPKVYGMGEVNRTYLKARGKHRLMMPVRVPGKAGKAYRAGVNLSLDHALVGTRTWEDFLAERVA; translated from the coding sequence ATGACGAACCCCATCCTGGTCACCGGCGGCACCGGCACCCTCGGCGGGCACGTCGTTCCCCTTCTGCGGGAGGCCGGGCGTATCGTGCGGGTGCTGAGCCGGAATCCGCGCGAGAGCGGGGACAGCGGTGTGGAGTACGTGGGGTGCGACCTGCTCAAGGGGGAGGGGATCGATGCCGCCCTCGACGGGGTCGAGACCGTTCTGCACCTTGCTGGCGGGCCCAAGGGGGACGACGTCGCCACCCGTAACCTCGTCGCCGCCGCCACCCGCGCCGGCGTCAAGCACATCGTCTACATCTCCGTCATCGGCGCCGACACCGTCCCCCTCGGCTACTTCCAGGCCAAGCTCGGCGCCGAGCGGGCCATCGCGGAGTCCGGGATCGCGTGGACGACGCTGCGGGCCGCCCAGTTCCACGACCTGCTGCTCACCATGGCCGAGAAGATGGCCAAGATGCCGGTCATTCCCGTTCCCGGCGGCATTCGTTTCCAGCCGGTTGACGCGAAGGAAGTCGCTGCCCGGCTCGTCGAGTTGACCCTCGGCGAACCGCAGGGGCTGGTCGCGGACCTGGCCGGGCCCAAGGTGTACGGGATGGGCGAGGTCAACCGTACATACCTCAAGGCGCGCGGCAAGCACCGGCTGATGATGCCCGTCCGGGTGCCGGGCAAGGCCGGGAAGGCCTACCGCGCGGGCGTCAACCTCTCCCTCGACCACGCCCTGGTCGGCACGCGGACCTGGGAGGACTTCCTCGCCGAGCGGGTCGCGTGA
- a CDS encoding transcriptional regulator translates to MPEHSHEFGKYGARGIKGSEAVSRVLDSLAGGIATPVTVRRGLLARLHYLTRTPHAWAAAREAGLTVTDRTVRAWLAGARNPTAANLERIDRAYWTVRRHNVARHLLRRLNSAGGTRVELHPLNQSQVPRPRQRVVEYRALNVRRWDRIVEAWAAADAEALDGAWTDVIEDLGSQWGQYEYVTNVGFAA, encoded by the coding sequence GTGCCGGAGCACAGCCATGAGTTCGGCAAGTACGGGGCGCGCGGCATCAAGGGCAGCGAGGCCGTGTCCCGGGTCCTGGACTCGCTCGCGGGCGGCATCGCGACGCCGGTGACGGTCAGGCGGGGCCTGCTGGCGCGGCTGCACTACCTGACGCGTACCCCGCACGCCTGGGCGGCGGCGCGGGAGGCGGGCCTGACGGTGACCGACCGCACGGTCAGGGCGTGGCTGGCGGGCGCGCGCAACCCCACCGCGGCGAACCTGGAGCGCATCGACCGCGCGTACTGGACGGTCCGCCGCCACAACGTGGCCCGCCACCTGCTGCGCCGCCTCAACTCGGCGGGCGGCACCCGGGTGGAGCTGCACCCCCTCAACCAGTCCCAGGTGCCCCGGCCGCGGCAGCGGGTGGTGGAGTACCGGGCCCTGAACGTACGCCGGTGGGACCGCATCGTCGAGGCGTGGGCGGCGGCGGACGCGGAGGCGCTCGACGGGGCGTGGACGGACGTCATCGAGGACCTGGGGTCGCAGTGGGGGCAGTATGAGTATGTGACTAATGTGGGGTTTGCGGCGTGA
- a CDS encoding trypsin-like peptidase domain-containing protein translates to MTGAQARSADEVLASTVVRIAGRGGAVCGAGALVAPDLVVTCAHVVSDALGRPRQETVAAGAVLTVDFPLAGTGASGTGANAAAEAETGAGHDDPPAPPPARPPTTATVEHWIPTRPDRTGDIAVLRLPEPVPGTSPLPMADPDTVWEHGARAVGFTGGEPGEMWFRGRFSGATSEGWIQLSRADGQSAHVRRGFSGTPVWDNELGAAVGLVVAAQPEQDAQQAFVLSTRTLLREVPALAAVLSPAPPFRGLATFQESDADVYFGRDDDIEEVVRALRGEHRTVTLYGPSGSGKSSLALAGVAPRMRQAGYDVLVVNAGRIASPRAAIATELYERIRSGSYGLPARASSADQVETWLASLGLADALHRATGSPSGRLLIVLDQAEALLDRTDDELAQAADLLFPAHPAPGSRVLLTLRSDFMDATLKHPRLGPALRSGATLPLTPMSRDQLREVVVRPLEQVPAVAYDPGLERRILDDAGGEPGILPLLGFVLEQLWERRASGRLRSAAYEEMGGVRGALELHSERAWREIVRPGREEEGTEGERAAVEGTEAEALRLLTGLVRVHPGSDTPLRRRLTRQEAGEERWALARAFAERRLLVLHGGEEEPQTAELAHEALVTAWPALRRQVRADAEFLAGRAELVHDRRRWERGGRRADLLPGPRQLAATEHWLGGRERELSEREREFLALARRRHRARRTRLRAAWTAAALVLALIAGLGTFLVYQSHVSDQRRAEARSRALASMSRDLTTTDPGQAALAAIAAYDIAPTQEARSALLRRYDQFKDADWVLTGVQGKIDAVAMSPDGAVTLVTTKEGRATLYVRARGRVLRTPLRLPDKARGPMVSRDGRRIAYLGAKDGTLFWHDVDPAARDAEHLLTSTGRIDGEGAFKAVGGLFAGSAGMAALSPSGARAVAVDDGGRLWLWDLRTKTRRQLLPSGPKTEAVWYGPDENTLVTQRPGPSPQESTMVAVDIATGRTRQLAERAYTDSRLAQLGLSGDGGVLVVCQAGATVSTPVYQAVRVADGRRIHRHTADAPCHGLAIDRTGERYAVHQGGGWHLVDTRPGREVKPLFGPRVTSLSNMRLLGRELALTMAAWEETAVTGWSLGMDTTHIPTTPVLLDSGDKMLAHVGSKGEQLVLMDTTEESFDGPGPPRRLAEVARDPATDPQQLSDLKINRAETLLADLVGRTTVMIRDTSTLRAVARISTAEPPLDTEGEPEKAEYVFTADNELVTVSGSLVEHWNARTGKRLSRPFEVGDAGISEDKHPKFRLFRHPAPGHVQVIISGDPAVHAVDLRTGSEDKALSLTLGPDVTDAGFDRSGRYAAVRTGGDMVELWSLRPGRKPEKVYGPIGPLKQFSDYRGGFVGDSSEFVLANGNSIRFVQASDPGQVRSYDFDTPQTFIAAPKDAKVLLRTGQDGRVDLLRFDPGRWRARVCEVLGRDLDPEERRSLAGGLPKRICPAPAG, encoded by the coding sequence GTGACGGGGGCGCAGGCACGGAGCGCGGACGAGGTGCTGGCCTCGACGGTCGTACGGATCGCGGGGCGCGGCGGCGCGGTCTGCGGCGCGGGCGCCCTCGTCGCCCCCGATCTGGTGGTGACCTGCGCCCACGTGGTCTCCGACGCACTGGGACGGCCCCGCCAGGAGACCGTGGCGGCGGGAGCCGTGCTCACCGTCGACTTCCCGCTGGCCGGGACCGGGGCGAGCGGGACCGGGGCGAACGCGGCGGCCGAAGCCGAAACAGGGGCAGGCCACGACGACCCCCCGGCCCCGCCCCCCGCCCGTCCCCCCACCACCGCCACCGTCGAACACTGGATCCCCACCCGCCCCGACCGCACCGGCGACATAGCCGTCCTGCGCCTGCCCGAGCCCGTCCCCGGCACCTCCCCCCTCCCCATGGCCGACCCCGACACCGTCTGGGAGCACGGCGCCCGCGCCGTCGGCTTCACCGGCGGGGAGCCGGGCGAGATGTGGTTCCGGGGCAGGTTCAGCGGCGCCACCAGCGAGGGCTGGATCCAGCTCTCCCGGGCCGACGGGCAGAGCGCCCACGTCAGACGGGGCTTCAGCGGCACCCCCGTCTGGGACAACGAACTCGGCGCCGCCGTCGGCCTCGTCGTGGCGGCCCAGCCCGAACAGGACGCCCAGCAGGCCTTCGTGCTCAGCACCCGCACCCTGCTCAGGGAGGTGCCCGCGCTCGCCGCCGTCCTCAGCCCCGCCCCGCCGTTCCGGGGGCTCGCCACCTTCCAGGAGAGCGACGCGGACGTCTACTTCGGGCGGGACGACGACATCGAGGAGGTGGTCCGCGCCCTGCGGGGTGAGCACCGGACGGTCACCCTGTACGGGCCGTCGGGCTCGGGCAAGTCCTCCCTGGCCCTGGCCGGAGTGGCCCCCCGGATGCGGCAGGCCGGATACGACGTGCTGGTGGTGAACGCCGGGCGCATCGCCTCCCCCCGGGCCGCGATCGCCACCGAGCTGTACGAGCGGATACGTTCCGGCAGTTACGGGCTGCCCGCCCGGGCCTCCAGCGCCGACCAGGTCGAGACCTGGCTCGCCTCGCTCGGCCTCGCCGACGCCCTCCACCGGGCCACGGGCAGCCCTTCCGGCAGGCTCCTGATCGTCCTCGACCAGGCCGAGGCGCTCCTCGACCGTACCGACGACGAGCTCGCCCAAGCCGCCGACCTGCTCTTTCCCGCCCACCCCGCACCGGGGTCGCGCGTCCTGCTCACCCTGCGCTCCGACTTCATGGACGCGACGCTCAAACACCCGCGCCTGGGCCCCGCCCTGCGCTCCGGCGCCACGCTGCCGCTGACGCCGATGTCCCGCGACCAGCTGCGCGAGGTCGTCGTCCGGCCGCTGGAACAGGTCCCGGCGGTGGCGTACGACCCGGGCCTGGAGCGGCGCATCCTCGACGACGCGGGCGGCGAGCCGGGCATCCTGCCGCTGCTCGGTTTCGTCCTGGAACAGCTGTGGGAGCGGCGGGCCAGCGGACGGCTGCGCTCGGCGGCGTACGAGGAGATGGGCGGCGTACGCGGCGCACTGGAACTCCACTCCGAGCGGGCCTGGCGCGAGATCGTGCGCCCCGGGAGGGAAGAGGAGGGGACGGAAGGCGAGAGGGCGGCGGTCGAGGGGACGGAGGCCGAGGCGCTGCGGCTGCTCACCGGCCTGGTCCGGGTGCACCCCGGCAGCGACACCCCGCTCAGGCGCAGGCTCACCCGGCAGGAGGCGGGCGAGGAGCGGTGGGCCCTGGCACGGGCGTTCGCCGAGCGGCGCCTGCTCGTCCTGCACGGCGGCGAGGAGGAGCCTCAGACCGCCGAACTCGCCCACGAGGCACTGGTCACCGCCTGGCCCGCGCTGCGCCGCCAGGTCAGGGCCGACGCCGAGTTCCTGGCGGGCCGGGCGGAACTGGTCCACGACCGCAGGCGCTGGGAGCGCGGCGGCCGCCGGGCCGATCTGCTGCCCGGCCCGCGCCAGCTCGCCGCGACCGAGCACTGGCTCGGCGGGCGTGAGCGCGAACTGAGCGAGCGGGAGCGGGAGTTCCTGGCGCTGGCCCGCCGCCGCCACCGCGCCCGCCGCACCCGGCTGCGCGCCGCCTGGACCGCCGCCGCCCTGGTGCTCGCGCTGATCGCCGGGCTCGGCACGTTCCTGGTCTACCAGTCGCACGTCAGCGACCAGCGCCGGGCCGAGGCCCGCTCGCGCGCCCTGGCCAGCATGTCTCGCGACCTCACCACGACCGACCCGGGGCAGGCCGCCCTGGCCGCGATCGCCGCGTACGACATCGCCCCCACCCAGGAGGCCCGCAGCGCGCTGTTGCGCCGCTACGACCAGTTCAAGGACGCCGACTGGGTGCTGACGGGTGTTCAGGGGAAGATCGACGCGGTCGCGATGAGTCCGGACGGCGCCGTGACGCTGGTGACGACCAAGGAGGGCCGCGCGACGCTGTACGTACGTGCCCGGGGCAGGGTCCTGCGCACGCCGCTGCGCCTGCCGGACAAGGCCCGTGGCCCGATGGTGAGCCGGGACGGCCGGCGGATCGCCTACCTGGGGGCGAAGGACGGGACGCTGTTCTGGCACGACGTGGATCCGGCGGCCCGGGACGCGGAACACCTGCTGACGAGCACGGGGCGGATCGACGGCGAAGGCGCCTTCAAGGCCGTCGGCGGGCTGTTCGCGGGCTCGGCCGGCATGGCCGCCCTGTCCCCGAGCGGCGCCCGGGCGGTGGCGGTCGACGACGGCGGGCGGCTGTGGCTGTGGGACCTGCGGACGAAGACGCGGCGGCAACTGCTCCCGTCCGGACCGAAGACCGAGGCGGTCTGGTACGGCCCCGACGAGAACACCCTGGTGACCCAGCGGCCCGGCCCCTCGCCCCAGGAGTCGACGATGGTGGCGGTCGACATCGCCACGGGCAGGACCCGCCAGCTGGCGGAGCGGGCCTACACGGACTCGCGACTCGCGCAGCTCGGTCTGTCCGGCGACGGCGGCGTCCTGGTCGTCTGCCAGGCGGGCGCCACCGTGAGCACCCCCGTCTACCAGGCCGTCCGGGTCGCCGATGGCCGCCGGATCCACCGCCACACCGCCGACGCGCCCTGCCACGGCTTGGCCATCGACCGGACGGGCGAGCGGTACGCGGTGCACCAGGGCGGCGGCTGGCACCTGGTCGACACCCGCCCGGGCAGGGAGGTCAAGCCGCTGTTCGGCCCCAGGGTCACGTCGCTCAGCAACATGCGCCTCCTCGGGCGGGAGCTCGCGCTCACCATGGCCGCCTGGGAGGAGACCGCCGTCACCGGGTGGTCGCTGGGGATGGACACGACCCACATCCCCACCACGCCGGTGCTGCTCGACAGCGGCGACAAGATGCTCGCCCACGTGGGTTCGAAGGGCGAACAGCTGGTGCTGATGGACACGACCGAGGAGTCGTTCGACGGCCCCGGCCCGCCCCGCCGCCTCGCCGAGGTGGCACGCGACCCGGCGACGGACCCGCAGCAGCTGTCCGACCTGAAGATCAACCGGGCCGAGACGCTGCTGGCCGACCTCGTCGGCCGCACCACGGTGATGATCCGGGACACCTCCACCTTGCGCGCGGTGGCGCGGATCAGCACCGCCGAGCCGCCCCTCGACACGGAGGGCGAGCCGGAGAAGGCGGAGTACGTGTTCACCGCCGACAACGAGCTCGTCACCGTCTCCGGCAGCCTCGTCGAGCACTGGAACGCCCGCACCGGAAAACGCCTGTCGCGACCGTTCGAGGTGGGCGACGCGGGGATCAGCGAGGACAAGCACCCCAAGTTCAGGCTGTTCCGCCACCCCGCGCCGGGCCACGTACAGGTCATCATCTCCGGGGACCCGGCCGTCCACGCCGTCGACCTGCGAACGGGCAGCGAGGACAAGGCACTGAGCCTCACCCTGGGCCCGGACGTCACCGACGCGGGCTTCGACCGCAGCGGACGGTACGCGGCGGTGCGCACGGGCGGCGACATGGTGGAGCTGTGGTCGCTGCGGCCCGGGAGAAAGCCGGAGAAGGTGTATGGGCCGATCGGACCGCTCAAGCAGTTCAGCGACTACAGGGGCGGATTCGTGGGCGACAGCTCCGAATTCGTCCTGGCCAACGGGAACTCCATCCGCTTCGTCCAGGCGTCCGACCCCGGCCAGGTCCGGTCGTACGACTTCGACACCCCCCAGACGTTCATCGCGGCCCCCAAGGACGCCAAGGTCCTGCTGCGGACCGGCCAGGACGGGCGGGTGGACCTGCTCCGCTTCGACCCCGGCCGCTGGAGGGCCCGGGTGTGCGAGGTCCTGGGCCGCGACCTCGACCCGGAGGAGCGCCGGAGCCTGGCGGGCGGCCTGCCGAAGCGGATCTGCCCGGCGCCCGCCGGGTGA
- a CDS encoding HAD family hydrolase — translation MRLVLWDIDHTLIDTRGVGRELSAAAFEAATGVPMREQAKIDGITEPVIFRETAKLHGLVTDRNDFERFAHALEEQHLKRAPELRERGWALPGAAEALGALAAAGVRQTVVSGNIQGVAKVKLSVFGLDAHIDWEIGAYGEDADERADLVRLTLDRAGVAAADAILIGDTPADVEGGRAHGVQVVAVASGKSSEADLKAAGADAALPDLRDAGLLVQLVQDGIR, via the coding sequence ATGCGGCTGGTGCTGTGGGACATCGACCACACGCTGATCGATACGCGCGGGGTGGGCCGGGAGCTGTCGGCAGCGGCGTTCGAGGCTGCGACGGGTGTGCCGATGCGGGAGCAGGCGAAGATCGACGGGATCACCGAGCCGGTCATCTTCCGGGAGACCGCGAAGCTGCACGGGCTGGTCACGGACCGGAACGACTTCGAGCGGTTCGCTCATGCCCTCGAAGAGCAGCATCTGAAGCGAGCGCCCGAGCTCCGGGAACGGGGGTGGGCACTTCCCGGAGCCGCAGAGGCCCTGGGTGCCCTGGCAGCGGCGGGCGTCCGGCAGACGGTGGTGTCGGGGAACATCCAAGGCGTCGCCAAGGTCAAGCTGTCCGTATTCGGTCTGGACGCACACATCGACTGGGAGATCGGCGCTTACGGAGAGGACGCCGACGAGCGCGCCGACCTGGTGCGACTGACCCTCGATCGGGCGGGCGTCGCTGCGGCCGACGCGATCCTGATCGGCGACACTCCGGCCGACGTCGAGGGCGGCCGGGCCCACGGGGTACAGGTCGTCGCCGTCGCCTCCGGCAAGAGCAGCGAAGCCGATCTCAAGGCGGCCGGTGCCGATGCCGCGCTGCCGGATCTGCGGGATGCGGGTCTGCTGGTGCAGCTGGTGCAGGACGGCATCCGCTGA
- a CDS encoding helix-turn-helix domain-containing protein: MDSPRLPVGERIVYYRRENGNRTRAAVAGLCGISERYLAYIEGGQRIPSHDVLVRIAAELGVPVSALLTEDSAPEPAAPPTIAPAVARALMGYGAPRSRDALPVGELRDRVEAAWRIWQTSRTRFTEIATVLPPLIADVEHAARAHRHGTDDLGRRDVLRTAADLYGLTRSYCRRTGRNDLALVVADRALRAAEDADDPIRIAAASWNMGHVMLSDPREGAVEEAADIALSAIETLTQGNETRETSAMAGALQLVAVVACARRRQWWKARDRLADQACGLGDRAGEGNVQHTVFGPTNVALHALSIEMLAGETGEALRVADSIDTHRLPSRERAFTFTLEVARCYAMRHEDAATLVHLLRLEELSAEDLARSPAALDLLADLRRRARPTYRDQVDALAVRAGLT, encoded by the coding sequence ATGGACTCACCGAGGCTGCCCGTCGGTGAGCGGATCGTGTACTACCGCCGGGAGAACGGCAACCGTACGCGAGCCGCCGTCGCCGGGCTCTGCGGCATCAGCGAGCGCTACCTCGCCTACATCGAGGGGGGTCAGCGCATCCCCTCCCACGACGTCCTCGTCCGTATCGCCGCTGAACTCGGGGTCCCCGTCAGCGCGCTCCTCACTGAAGACTCCGCGCCCGAACCAGCCGCTCCGCCGACCATCGCGCCCGCCGTCGCCCGAGCCCTCATGGGCTATGGAGCGCCCCGCTCCCGCGACGCCCTTCCGGTCGGGGAACTCCGCGATCGCGTCGAGGCTGCCTGGCGGATCTGGCAGACGTCCAGAACCCGCTTCACGGAAATCGCGACCGTGCTCCCGCCGCTCATCGCAGACGTCGAGCACGCCGCTCGCGCACACCGCCACGGGACGGACGACCTTGGGCGCCGCGACGTTCTGCGTACCGCCGCCGACCTCTACGGATTGACGCGCTCCTACTGCCGCCGCACCGGCCGCAACGACCTTGCCCTCGTGGTCGCCGACCGGGCCCTGCGCGCCGCCGAAGACGCCGATGATCCCATCCGTATAGCGGCAGCCAGCTGGAACATGGGGCACGTCATGCTCTCCGACCCGCGCGAAGGCGCCGTCGAAGAGGCCGCCGACATCGCCCTCTCGGCTATCGAAACCCTCACCCAAGGCAACGAGACCCGTGAAACAAGCGCCATGGCTGGGGCCCTCCAACTCGTCGCTGTCGTCGCCTGCGCCCGTCGCCGCCAGTGGTGGAAGGCACGCGACAGGCTCGCCGACCAGGCATGCGGCCTTGGCGACCGCGCGGGTGAGGGGAACGTTCAGCACACGGTGTTCGGCCCGACCAACGTCGCCCTGCACGCTCTGAGCATCGAGATGCTCGCCGGAGAGACGGGGGAGGCCTTGCGTGTCGCCGACAGCATCGACACCCACCGACTGCCAAGCCGCGAAAGGGCGTTCACGTTCACGCTTGAAGTGGCCCGCTGCTACGCCATGCGGCACGAAGACGCCGCGACCCTCGTCCACCTCCTACGCCTGGAGGAACTCTCCGCCGAAGACCTGGCTCGCAGCCCGGCTGCCCTCGATCTCCTTGCCGACCTGCGCAGACGAGCCCGGCCCACCTACCGGGACCAGGTGGACGCCCTCGCAGTGAGGGCTGGCCTGACATGA
- a CDS encoding L-tyrosine/L-tryptophan isonitrile synthase family protein — MPLTTAPDRVSTSLSASILNLLLPHHRTTDHHESAVDAEAFGHQLRRIAAFVRAGAPVVFTLPGFPCKSPNPAKVLGHLPDQGERLSLRFLDALCRDIGRIYPPGARIVICSDGHVFGDLIHVPDDHIDAYSDELRALIATSDLDRLSVFDLRDVLGDLSHPAKRTHVHDRYAPSVETLRAEVRTDEQTLALYRGITRFLVEDTAGFTGTRSALQRACRTRAYGVIQRSRAWGDLIAAHHPDAVRLSIHPQPVGAPKFGIRLLDTPDAWTTPWHSAALRRADGTWTLMPSAAAARLGRLVHQDGRPSHFEA, encoded by the coding sequence ATGCCGCTGACCACCGCACCGGACCGTGTCTCCACGAGCCTGAGCGCCTCGATCCTGAACCTGCTGCTGCCCCACCACCGCACGACCGACCACCACGAATCCGCCGTCGACGCGGAGGCGTTCGGGCACCAACTGCGCCGGATAGCGGCCTTCGTACGGGCCGGGGCGCCCGTGGTCTTCACCCTGCCGGGCTTCCCCTGCAAGTCCCCCAACCCGGCGAAGGTGCTCGGCCACCTCCCCGACCAGGGCGAACGCCTGTCGCTGCGGTTCCTGGACGCCCTGTGCAGAGACATCGGCCGGATATACCCACCGGGCGCCCGTATCGTCATCTGCTCCGACGGCCATGTCTTCGGGGACCTCATACACGTCCCCGACGACCACATCGACGCGTACTCCGACGAGTTGCGGGCCCTCATCGCCACGTCCGACCTGGACCGGCTCTCCGTCTTCGACCTACGCGACGTCCTCGGCGATTTGTCGCACCCCGCCAAACGCACCCACGTCCATGACCGTTACGCCCCGAGCGTGGAGACCCTGCGCGCCGAGGTCCGTACGGACGAGCAGACCCTCGCGCTGTACCGGGGCATCACCCGCTTCCTGGTGGAGGACACGGCGGGTTTCACGGGTACGCGGTCCGCCCTCCAACGCGCATGCCGTACCCGCGCGTACGGCGTCATCCAGCGCAGCCGCGCCTGGGGCGACCTGATAGCGGCCCACCACCCCGACGCGGTACGCCTGTCCATCCACCCCCAGCCGGTCGGCGCCCCCAAGTTCGGCATCCGCCTCCTGGACACGCCCGACGCCTGGACGACCCCGTGGCACTCGGCGGCGCTGCGGCGCGCGGACGGCACCTGGACGCTGATGCCGAGCGCGGCGGCGGCCCGGCTCGGGCGCCTCGTCCACCAGGACGGGCGGCCGAGCCACTTCGAGGCGTAG
- a CDS encoding esterase family protein, whose product MGLTSTTVLLLAVICTVLLFAATIWVWPFLARRGWMPVVGRVGLVLAIQVLLFSSVGLAANRTFLFYGSWADLFGKQSGVGVLGTQAIGNPGVKLVSKEEVPVPGSGTPHLSGEVQKISVQGERSRIVSPAYVYLPPEYFQKEYETKTFPAAVVLTGFPGTAENLLKGLRYPKTAWMQVKQKKMQPMILVMMRPTVAPPRNTQCIDIPGGPQTETFFAKDLPKAISGTFRVGTAPRNWGFMGDSTGGYCALKLALQHPEAYAAGVGLSADYNAEVDRDSGDLFHGDKSAQKRANLLWSLDHLPQGHSSFLVTTSKHGETNYRATQQFIAKVRSPARVSSITLDTGGHNFNTWRREIPPALGWLSGRLRAQ is encoded by the coding sequence ATGGGCCTCACAAGTACCACCGTTCTGCTGCTGGCCGTGATCTGCACGGTGCTGCTGTTCGCCGCCACGATCTGGGTGTGGCCGTTCCTGGCGCGGCGGGGGTGGATGCCGGTGGTGGGCCGGGTGGGTCTGGTCCTGGCGATCCAGGTGCTGCTGTTCTCGTCGGTGGGCCTCGCGGCGAACAGGACGTTCCTCTTCTACGGGTCGTGGGCGGACCTCTTCGGGAAGCAGTCGGGCGTGGGGGTCCTCGGCACGCAGGCCATCGGCAACCCCGGGGTGAAGCTGGTCAGCAAGGAGGAGGTCCCCGTTCCGGGGTCCGGGACGCCGCACCTCAGCGGCGAGGTGCAGAAGATCTCGGTGCAGGGGGAGCGGTCGCGGATCGTCAGCCCGGCGTACGTGTATCTGCCGCCGGAGTACTTCCAGAAGGAGTACGAGACGAAGACCTTCCCCGCGGCCGTCGTCCTCACCGGCTTCCCCGGCACCGCCGAGAACCTCCTCAAGGGGCTGCGCTACCCCAAGACGGCGTGGATGCAGGTCAAGCAGAAGAAGATGCAGCCGATGATCCTGGTGATGATGCGGCCGACGGTGGCTCCGCCCCGTAACACCCAGTGCATCGACATCCCCGGCGGCCCGCAGACGGAGACGTTCTTCGCCAAGGACCTGCCGAAGGCGATCTCGGGCACGTTCCGGGTCGGGACGGCGCCACGCAACTGGGGTTTCATGGGGGATTCGACGGGCGGCTACTGCGCGCTCAAGCTGGCCCTCCAGCACCCCGAGGCGTACGCGGCCGGGGTGGGTCTGTCCGCCGACTACAACGCGGAGGTGGACCGCGACTCGGGCGACTTGTTCCATGGCGACAAGTCCGCGCAGAAGCGCGCCAACCTGCTGTGGAGCCTGGACCATCTGCCGCAGGGCCACTCGTCGTTCCTGGTCACGACGTCGAAGCACGGCGAGACCAACTACCGGGCCACCCAGCAGTTCATCGCGAAGGTGCGCAGCCCCGCCCGTGTCTCGTCGATCACGCTGGATACGGGCGGGCACAACTTCAACACGTGGCGGCGGGAGATCCCGCCGGCGCTGGGGTGGCTGAGCGGGCGGCTGCGGGCGCAGTGA
- a CDS encoding CU044_2847 family protein has product MSERLVRTVEVPLAEGSDETIRVQVREVDESLVRVGRGDGSVNRAQRTFGQMLDTVRPVAESFVGRFRDLANSPDEITLEFGVSLSAEADVVIASTATEANFSVTLTWNRSDTRGGTADDAPQGS; this is encoded by the coding sequence GTGAGCGAACGCCTTGTCCGTACGGTCGAAGTGCCCCTGGCCGAAGGCAGCGACGAGACGATACGCGTCCAGGTCCGCGAGGTGGACGAGAGCCTGGTACGGGTGGGGCGGGGCGACGGGTCCGTCAACCGGGCCCAGCGGACGTTCGGGCAGATGCTCGACACCGTACGGCCCGTCGCGGAGAGCTTCGTGGGGCGGTTCCGGGATCTGGCGAACTCGCCCGACGAGATCACCCTCGAATTCGGGGTGTCGCTGTCGGCCGAGGCGGACGTCGTCATCGCCAGCACCGCCACGGAGGCCAATTTCTCCGTGACTCTGACCTGGAACAGGAGTGACACCCGAGGCGGGACGGCCGACGATGCTCCGCAAGGGAGTTGA